A part of Sus scrofa isolate TJ Tabasco breed Duroc chromosome 15, Sscrofa11.1, whole genome shotgun sequence genomic DNA contains:
- the CFLAR gene encoding CASP8 and FADD-like apoptosis regulator isoform X4 codes for MQSKPLGICLIIDCVGNDTDVLRDTFSSLGYEVQYFLYLKVEQISKILRKVARMPQHQDYDSFVCVLVSRGGSQSVFGVDKTLSGFPLDHIRRMFMADVCPTLLGKPKLFFIQIYVTSEGQLEDSSFLEVDGPSVKSMDSKARQPGTCTVHREADFFWSLCKADVSLLERPSSSSSVYLQCLSQKLGKERKVSLLELHVDLNSKVYDWNSRVSAKERYYVRLQHTLRKKVILSCK; via the exons atgTTCTTCGGGACACCTTCAGTTCCCTGGGCTATGAAGTACAGTATTTCTTGTATCTGAAAGTGGAGCAAATAAGCAAGATTCTTCGCAAAGTTGCCCGTATGCCCCAACACCAAGACTACGACAGTTTCGTGTGTGTCCTTGTGAGCCGAGGGGGCTCCCAGAGCGTGTTTGGCGTGGATAAGACTCTCTCCGGGTTCCCTTTGGATCATATCCGAAGGATGTTCATGGCAGATGTATGCCCTACTCTCTTAGGGAAGCCAAAGCTCTTTTTTATTCAGATCTATGTGACATCAGAGGGCCAGCTGGAGGACAGCAGCTTCCTGGAGGTGGACGGGCCATCAGTGAAAAGTATGGATTCCAAGGCTAGGCAGCCAGGGACCTGCACAGTTCACCGAGAAGCTGACTTCTTCTGGAGCCTGTGCAAAGCCGATGTGTCCCTGTTGGAGCGGCCCTCCAGCTCATCGTCAGTGTACCTGCAGTGCCTCTCCCAGAAGCTGGGAAAAGAAAG AAAAGTCTCACTCCTGGAACTCCACGTTGACCTCAACAGCAAAGTATATGATTGGAACAGCAGAGTGTCTGCTAAGGAGAGGTACTACGTCAGGCTACAGCACACTCTGAGAAAGAAAGTCATCCTCTCTTGCAAATGA